Genomic segment of Phreatobacter oligotrophus:
GCCTCGCCGGCGGCAAGGTGGTCACCATCTACGGCCAGACCGAGGTGACCAAGGACCTCATGGACGCCCGCGACGCCTCCGGCGCGGCGATCGTCTACGAGGCGCAGGGCGTCACGCTGCACGACTTCGACGGGACGAGCCCGCGCGTCACCTACACCAAGGACGGCGTCACCCACGAGGTCGCCTGCGACATCATCGCCGGCTGCGACGGCTATCACGGCGTCTCGCGGGCGAGCGTGCCGAAGGGCGCCATCACCACCTACGAGCGGGTCTATCCTTTCGGCTGGCTCGGCATCCTCGCGGAGGTGCCGCCGGTCGACCATGAGCTCATCTACGCCAATTCACCGCGCGGCTTCGCGCTCTGCACCATGCGGTCCAACACCCGCAGCCGCTACTACGTGCAGTGCCCGCTGGACGACAAGGTCGAGGCCTGGTCCGACGACCGGTTCTGGGACGAGCTGCGCCGCCGCGTCGATGCGCCGACCGCCGAGGCCATCGTCACCGGCCCCTCCTTCGAGAAGTCCATCGCGCCGCTGCGCTCCTTCGTCGCCGAGCCGCTGCGCTTCGGCCGGCTGTTCCTCGTCGGCGATTCCGCCCACATCGTGCCGCCGACCGGCGCCAAGGGCCTCAACCTCGCCATGAGCGACGTGCGCTACCTCTCCGAGGCGCTGCTCGCCTTCTTCCAGGACGGCTCGACCGCGAGCCTCGACACCTATTCGGCGCGGGCGCTCGCCCGCATCTGGAAGGCCGTGCGCTTCTCCTGGTCCATGACCACCATGCTGCACCGCTTCCCCGAGCAGACCGCCTTCGACCAGCGCATGCAGGAGGCGGACCTCGCCTATCTGGTCTCGTCGAAAGCGGCCATGACCTCGCTCGCGGAGAACTATGTCGGCCTGCCGGTGTGACGCCGCGCGCGCCGCGGACATTGACCCGGCGGGGCGGGGCGCTTAACTCAGCCCTTTCCGGCTCAACCCAGCGAAACTGTCGACCATGGCCCTGCGCGAGATCATCGTCATTCCCGATCCGCGGCTGAAGCTCGTCTCGGAGCCCATCGCCACCGTCGACAGCGAGGTGCGCAAGCTCGCCGACGACATGCTGGAGACCATGTACGCGGCGCCCGGCATCGGCCTCGCCGCCATCCAGATCGCCGTGCCGCGCCGCGTCGTCACCATCGACCTCGCCCGCAAGGACGAGCCGAAGCAGCCCGTCGTGCTCATCAACCCCGAGATCATCTGGCGCTCGGACGAGCTCTCCATCTACGAGGAGGGCTGCCTCTCCATCCCCGAATATTACGAGGAGGTGGAGCGCCCGGCGAAGTGCCGCATCCGCTACCAGGACCTCGACGGCAAGGCGCAGGAGCTCGACTGCGAGGGCCTGATGGCGACCTGCGTGCAGCATGAGATCGACCATCTCAACGGCGTGCTCTTCATCGACTACCTGTCGCGGCTGAAGCGCGAGCGGGTCATGAAGAAATTCGCCAAGGCCGCCCGCCGCGAGGCCCACGCGTGAGCCTGCGCGTCGTCTTCATGGGCACGCCGGATTTCGCCGTGCCCACCCTCTCCGAGATCCTTGGCCAGGGCCACGAGGTCGTCGCGGTCTATACCCGCGCGCCGAAGCCCGCCGGCCGCGGCATGGACGAGCAGAAGACGCCGGTGCACCGCCTCGCCGATCGCTTCGCCATTCCCGTCTTCACGCCGCGCACCTTGCGCGATGAGGCGGCGCAGGCCGACTTCGCCTCGCTCGGCGCCGATGTCGCGGTGGTCGTCGCCTATGGCCTCATCCTGCCGAAGCCGGTGCTGGACGCCCCCGCCCTCGGCTGCCTCAACCTCCACGGCTCGCTGCTGCCGCGCTGGCGCGGCGCTGCCCCCATCCAGCGCGCCATCATGGCCGGCGATGCCGAGACCGGCGTCATGGTGATGCAGATGGACGAGGGCCTCGACACCGGCCCGGTCGCCATGGTCGAGCGTATCGCCATCGCCCCCGACATGACCACGCAGGAGCTGCACGACCGCATGGCCGTGCTCGGCGCCGACCTGATGGTCCGCGCGCTCGGGGCGCTGGAGCGCGGCACGCTCGGCTTCTCGCCGCAAGGCGAGGCAGGCGTCACCTATGCCGCCAAGATCGACAAGGCCGAGGCCCGCATCGACTGGTCCAGGCCCGCGGCAGAGGTCCACAACACCGTGCGCGGCCTCTCGCCCTTCCCCGGCGCCTGGTTCGAGGCCGATCTCGGCAAGGGCCGCGAACGCGTGAAGGTGCTGCGCACCTCGCTGGCGACCGGCTCCGGCGCGCCGGGAACCGTGCTCGGCCCCGATCTCACCGTGGCCTGCGGCACGGGGGCGGTGCGCCTCGTCGAGGTGCAGCGCGCCGGCTCCAAGGCGATGAAGGCCGCCGACTTCCTCAACGGTGCCAAGGTGGGGCCCGGCACGGTCCTGGGGTAAGGACGCGCCCATGCCGCGCTACAAGCTCACCATCGAATACGACGGCGCGCCCTATCTCGGCTGGCAGATGCAGGCCTCGAGCTATGGCAAGTCGGTGCAGGGCGAGCTCGTCCGCGCCATCGGCGAGTTCTGCGGCGAGGCGGTGACGGTGGGCGGCGCAGGCCGTACCGATGCCGGCGTCCATGCGACCGGCCAGGTCGCCCATGTCGACCTTACCCGCGACTGGCCGAACCGCGTCGTGCGCGACGCCACCAACCGCTACCTCAAGGACGAGGCCATCGCGGTCCTCGCCGCCGAGAAGATGCCCGACGCCTTCGACGCGCGTTTCTCGGCCGTGCGCCGCCACTACCTCTACCGCATCATCGACCGCCGCCCGCCGCTGACCCTCGAGCGCGAGCGCGCCTGGTGGTCGCCGAAGGCGCTCGATGTCGAGCGGATGCAGGAGGCGGCGCAGATCCTCATCGGCCGGCACGACTTCACGACGTTCCGCTCCACCGAGTGCCAGGCGAAATCGCCCATCCGCAACCTCGACCGCTTCGACGTGGTCCGCACGGGTGATGGCATCGAATGCCGCCTCGATGCGCGCTCCTTCCTGCACAACCAGGTGCGGTCGATGGTCGGCAGCCTGAAGCTCGTCGGCGAGGGCCTTTGGACCGCCGATGACCTCGCCGCTGCGCTCGCCGCCCGCGACCGGAAGGCCTGCGGCATGGTGGGCCCTGCCCATGCGCTCTACCTGACGCAGGTCGACTATCCCGCGGAGTGGGTTCCCCTGCCCGATACGCCGGAGTGAGCGGCGGAGCGATCTCCCGACGGAACAGTGCCTGCCGTCCATGCCCCACCCTCACCCTCCCCTCTGGCGAGGGGAGGGGGACTTAGGCGGACCTCCCATTTTTGAAGAGTTGGGCCTGGCCCAGCCGTTCAAGCCGAGGCGCGACGTCGAAGTCCCCTCCCCTCGCCAGAGGGGAGGGTGCGGGTGGGGCATTTGCGAGCGGCGCAAGCCCCCGCATCCCGCCGTCGTCCGATCATGCTAAACCCTCGACCATGACCGAGACCCTCACGCCAGAAGCCGCCGTCGACCGCCTTGCCGCCCTCTTCGACGAGGCCACCGCCGCGCTCCGCACGGCTCTTGCCCGCTTCCTCGCCGGCGGCCCGCCGCCGAGCGCGGAGGAGCGCGCCGCCTTCGTCTATCCCGAGCTCGCCGTCACCTACCTGCCCGGCCGCGATGCGCCGCGCACCCGCCGCGCCTATGCCAAGTTCGCGCAGCCCGGCCTCTACACGACGACGGTGACCCAGCCGCTGCACTTCCGCCGCTACCTGCTCGACCAGTTGCGCCCGCTCGTCGAGGAATATGGCGCCACCATCGCGGTGCGGCCGAGTGCGCAGGAGATCCCCTACCCTTACGTCGCCGACGGCGTGGAGGAGCTCGCCTCAGGTGCCCGCACCTCGGCCGAACTGGCGCGCCACTTCCCCGTGCCGCTGCTGTCGCTGGTGGGAGACGAGATCGCTGACGGCGCCTTCGACATGGGGGCCGGCGGGCCGCGCCCGCTCGCCCTCTTCGACGCCGTGCGCGTCGATTATTCGCTGCGCCGGCTCATCCACTATACCGGCACGGACTGGCGGGCGGTGCAGCCCTGGATCCTGCTGACCAACTACCACCGCTATGTCGACCAGTTCGTCGCCCATGCGATCGAGGAGATCGCTGCCGGCCGGGCGACGCGCCTCGTCGCGCCGGGGGGCGTCACGGTCACGCGCGAGACGCTGGAGGGCGGCGCGGCGCGCATCGCCGGCTCCTCGTGGCACCGCTACCAGATGCCGGCCTATCACCTCGAGCGTGAGGGCGCGGCCGGCGTCACGCTCGTCAATATCGGCGTCGGCCCCTCCAACGCCAAGAACATCACCGACCACCTCGCGGTGCTCAGGCCGCATTGCTGGCTGATGATCGGCCATTGCGGCGGCCTCAGGCAGGCGCAGGAGATCGGCGACTACGTGCTCGCCCATGCCTATCTGCGCCGCGACCGCATCCTCGATGCGCTGGTGCCGCCCGAAATCCCCATCCCCGCCCTTGCGGAGGTGCAGACGGCGCTGCAAGACGCCTGCGCCAAGGTCACCGGCATGAGCGGCGAGGCGCTGAAGCAGCGGCTGCGCACCGGCACGGTCGTCACCAACGACGACCGGAACTGGGAGCTGCGCTACACCCAGGAAGCTCGGCTCTTCAACCTGTCGCGGGCGGTGGCCGTGGACATGGAGAGCGGCACCATCGCCGCCCAGGGCTATCGCCTGCGCGTGCCCTACGGCACCTTGCTCTGCGTCTCCGACAAGCCGCTGCACGGCGAGATCAAGCTGCCCGGCGCGGCCAATGCCTTCTATGCCAGCGCCGTCGCCCAGCACCTGCTGGTCGGCCTCGACGCCGTCGAGCGCCTCAAGCGCATGGGCGGCACGATCCATTCCCGCAAGCTGCGGAGCTTCGACGAGCCGCCCTTCCGCTGATCCCCCCACCGCATGGCTCCTTTTCGCGTCTCGCGCGTTGAGGAGCCGAACGAGACAGGCGGGATGATGCGGCGGTTCAACGATATCGGCTTCGGCGCGCTGCTCCTCGCCATCAGCCTGCTCTTCGGCTGGATCCTCTGGCCCTTCTTCGGCGCCATCCTCTGGGCCGTGGTGGTCGCCATCGTCTTCATGCCGCTGAACGACCGCATCGCCGCGGCGATGCCCGGCCGTCCCACGCTCGCCGCGCTGCTGACCCTGCTGGCCATCCTGCTCATCGTCATCCTGCCGGCGCTCGCCATCGGCACGAGCCTCGTGCGCCAGGGCGCCGACCTCTACACCGCCGTGCAGAACGGCCGGATCGACCTGCCTGATCTCATCCGCCGCCTCTTCGGCAGCCTGCCCGGCTGGGTGACCGACTTTGCCGGCCGCTATGGTATCTACGAGCCGTCGGACCTGCAGGAGCGCCTGGTCGCCTGGGCCACCGCCAGCACCCAGTTCATCGCCAGCCAGGCCGTCAGCATCGGCCAGGGCACCTTCGGCTTCGTCGTCGATCTCGCCGTGATGCTCTACCTCCTGTTCTTCCTGCTGCGCGACGGCCACGGCCTCGCCGCCGCCATCGAGACCCGCCTGCCGCTGGAGCCGACCCGCCGCCGCGCCCTGCTCGACAAGGTCTCCGTCGTCGTCCGCGCAACGGTGAAAGGCGGCCTGCTCATCGCCCTGCTGCAGGGCGCGCTGGGCGGCTTCATCTTCTGGGCCCTTGGCCTGCCCTCGCCCCTGCTGTGGGCCGCCCTGATGGCCTTCCTGTCGCTGGTGCCGGCCCTTGGCGCCGGCCTCGTCTGGGCCCCCGTTGCCATCTACCTGATCGGCACCGGCGACCTGGCCCGCGGCCTTGGCCTCGTCGCCTGGGGCGTCGTGGTCATCGGCCTTGCCGACAACCTCCTGCGCCCGATGATGGTCGGCAAGGACGTGAAGCTGCCGGACTATCTCATCCTCGTCTCGACGCTTGGCGGGCTGCAGATGTTCGGGCTCAACGGCTTCGTCATCGGCCCGCTGGTCGCAGCCCTCTTCGTCGCCTGCTGGCGCTTCCTGGGCGACGCGCCGGAGTCGCCGCGCAACGGACAGACCGCGGATCAGACCTCCCCGGTGGCGTCCTTGGCAAAGCGCGACGGCCGCTGGTAGCCTGCTCCGCAACAGCCCGACCGACGGTCAAGTTGGCGGGATAGGGAGGTTACAGCATGATGAGCCGGATCCTCGGCGTTGCCGCGGCGTTCGTCGTCGCGATCGTTGCTCTTGTTCCCAGCGCAGCGAGCGCCCGCATCGTCAGGGTCGATATCACCCGGACCGAGCCGGCCTTCGACGGCCGCAACTTCGGAGCCGTCGGCCCCTATGAGCGGTTGATCGGCAAGGCCCATGGGGCCGTCGATCCGCGCACCGCCGCCAATCGCATGATCCAGGACATCCAGCTGGCCCCGCGCAACGCCGCCGGATTGGTCGAATATGTCGCCGACATCGAGATCCTGAGGCCACGCGATGCGGCCAAGGGCAATGGCGTGCTGTTGGTCGAGGTGGTGAACCGCGGCAACAAGCTGGTTCTCCGCAATCTGAATGACGGCATCCCCGCCAATGGCGCCGACATGAACGCGGTGAAGTCGGCCGGCGACGGCTTCCTGATGGAGCAGGGCTACACGATCATCTGGTTCGGCTGGCAGGCTGACCTGGTGGCCGGCAACAACCGCGTCCGGCTTCAGGCCCCGGTCGCCCGCAACCCGGATGGCAGCGCCATCACCGGAATCGTCCGATCGGAAATGGTGGTGAATGCACCGACGCGCACCTTGCCGCTGTCGGCAGGCTTTTTCACCGCGCTGACCCACACG
This window contains:
- the fmt gene encoding methionyl-tRNA formyltransferase, coding for MRVVFMGTPDFAVPTLSEILGQGHEVVAVYTRAPKPAGRGMDEQKTPVHRLADRFAIPVFTPRTLRDEAAQADFASLGADVAVVVAYGLILPKPVLDAPALGCLNLHGSLLPRWRGAAPIQRAIMAGDAETGVMVMQMDEGLDTGPVAMVERIAIAPDMTTQELHDRMAVLGADLMVRALGALERGTLGFSPQGEAGVTYAAKIDKAEARIDWSRPAAEVHNTVRGLSPFPGAWFEADLGKGRERVKVLRTSLATGSGAPGTVLGPDLTVACGTGAVRLVEVQRAGSKAMKAADFLNGAKVGPGTVLG
- the truA gene encoding tRNA pseudouridine(38-40) synthase TruA is translated as MPRYKLTIEYDGAPYLGWQMQASSYGKSVQGELVRAIGEFCGEAVTVGGAGRTDAGVHATGQVAHVDLTRDWPNRVVRDATNRYLKDEAIAVLAAEKMPDAFDARFSAVRRHYLYRIIDRRPPLTLERERAWWSPKALDVERMQEAAQILIGRHDFTTFRSTECQAKSPIRNLDRFDVVRTGDGIECRLDARSFLHNQVRSMVGSLKLVGEGLWTADDLAAALAARDRKACGMVGPAHALYLTQVDYPAEWVPLPDTPE
- a CDS encoding peptide deformylase — encoded protein: MALREIIVIPDPRLKLVSEPIATVDSEVRKLADDMLETMYAAPGIGLAAIQIAVPRRVVTIDLARKDEPKQPVVLINPEIIWRSDELSIYEEGCLSIPEYYEEVERPAKCRIRYQDLDGKAQELDCEGLMATCVQHEIDHLNGVLFIDYLSRLKRERVMKKFAKAARREAHA
- a CDS encoding AI-2E family transporter, yielding MAPFRVSRVEEPNETGGMMRRFNDIGFGALLLAISLLFGWILWPFFGAILWAVVVAIVFMPLNDRIAAAMPGRPTLAALLTLLAILLIVILPALAIGTSLVRQGADLYTAVQNGRIDLPDLIRRLFGSLPGWVTDFAGRYGIYEPSDLQERLVAWATASTQFIASQAVSIGQGTFGFVVDLAVMLYLLFFLLRDGHGLAAAIETRLPLEPTRRRALLDKVSVVVRATVKGGLLIALLQGALGGFIFWALGLPSPLLWAALMAFLSLVPALGAGLVWAPVAIYLIGTGDLARGLGLVAWGVVVIGLADNLLRPMMVGKDVKLPDYLILVSTLGGLQMFGLNGFVIGPLVAALFVACWRFLGDAPESPRNGQTADQTSPVASLAKRDGRW
- a CDS encoding AMP nucleosidase, with translation MTETLTPEAAVDRLAALFDEATAALRTALARFLAGGPPPSAEERAAFVYPELAVTYLPGRDAPRTRRAYAKFAQPGLYTTTVTQPLHFRRYLLDQLRPLVEEYGATIAVRPSAQEIPYPYVADGVEELASGARTSAELARHFPVPLLSLVGDEIADGAFDMGAGGPRPLALFDAVRVDYSLRRLIHYTGTDWRAVQPWILLTNYHRYVDQFVAHAIEEIAAGRATRLVAPGGVTVTRETLEGGAARIAGSSWHRYQMPAYHLEREGAAGVTLVNIGVGPSNAKNITDHLAVLRPHCWLMIGHCGGLRQAQEIGDYVLAHAYLRRDRILDALVPPEIPIPALAEVQTALQDACAKVTGMSGEALKQRLRTGTVVTNDDRNWELRYTQEARLFNLSRAVAVDMESGTIAAQGYRLRVPYGTLLCVSDKPLHGEIKLPGAANAFYASAVAQHLLVGLDAVERLKRMGGTIHSRKLRSFDEPPFR
- the pobA gene encoding 4-hydroxybenzoate 3-monooxygenase yields the protein MKRVQVAIIGAGPSGLMLGHILHRAGIDTIILENRSRDYVLARVRAGLLEQGTVDLLRENGLAGRLDKEALIHHGMALAFDGERHRIDLSGLAGGKVVTIYGQTEVTKDLMDARDASGAAIVYEAQGVTLHDFDGTSPRVTYTKDGVTHEVACDIIAGCDGYHGVSRASVPKGAITTYERVYPFGWLGILAEVPPVDHELIYANSPRGFALCTMRSNTRSRYYVQCPLDDKVEAWSDDRFWDELRRRVDAPTAEAIVTGPSFEKSIAPLRSFVAEPLRFGRLFLVGDSAHIVPPTGAKGLNLAMSDVRYLSEALLAFFQDGSTASLDTYSARALARIWKAVRFSWSMTTMLHRFPEQTAFDQRMQEADLAYLVSSKAAMTSLAENYVGLPV